From the genome of Desulfovibrio gilichinskyi, one region includes:
- a CDS encoding SulP family inorganic anion transporter → MVASNTIVSNSKGSVQSDIFSGLTVALALVPEAVAFSFVAGVSPIIGLYGAFMMCIITSILGGRPGMISGATGAMAVVMVNLVLEGNALGGAGSHAGIQYLFFTLLLVGVFQSLAGIFRLGKFIRMVPRSVMMGFVNGLAIVIFMSQLKMFQADGRWIQGEPLWMMLGLVCLTMGILLIVPKIYNKAPGALIAIIAVSLLVIFANIDTATVLSFIKVSGGTGIKAGLPTFAIPQIPLTWETVTFVTPYALILAAIGLIESLMTLTLIDELTDTHGSGNRECIAQGIANFTNGLFGGMGGCAMIGQSIINITSGGRGRLSGITAAVALLFFILFTSAYIEMVPIAALVGVMFIVVIKTFAWSSFNIINKIPKWDVAVIILVTFLTVKYDLAIAVICGVIISAMIFAWENALRIRARKIVDEHGIKHYQIYGPLFFGSTTLFLSKFDVKNDPDVVIIDFQESRIMDQSAIETVNKITEMYQRAGKTIHLWHLSKDCVRLIKKAEKICVVNVLSDPNYFVSIDNYDEFMNELKA, encoded by the coding sequence ATGGTAGCAAGTAATACTATAGTATCGAATTCAAAGGGCAGTGTTCAAAGTGATATTTTTTCAGGCCTTACCGTTGCTCTGGCTTTAGTGCCGGAAGCCGTCGCATTTTCTTTTGTCGCAGGTGTTTCGCCTATTATCGGTTTGTACGGTGCTTTTATGATGTGCATCATCACTTCCATTCTCGGCGGTCGTCCGGGGATGATTTCAGGAGCTACAGGTGCAATGGCCGTTGTTATGGTCAATCTGGTTTTAGAAGGAAATGCGCTCGGCGGGGCTGGTTCACATGCCGGAATTCAGTACTTGTTTTTTACTTTGCTTCTAGTCGGTGTTTTTCAAAGTCTGGCGGGAATTTTCCGCTTAGGAAAGTTCATAAGAATGGTTCCAAGGTCCGTTATGATGGGATTTGTCAACGGGCTTGCGATAGTAATTTTTATGTCACAGTTAAAGATGTTTCAGGCTGACGGTAGATGGATTCAGGGAGAACCTCTCTGGATGATGCTGGGGCTTGTCTGTTTAACAATGGGGATTTTGCTTATTGTCCCTAAAATATATAATAAAGCACCGGGCGCACTCATTGCTATCATTGCGGTTTCTCTTTTAGTTATTTTTGCAAATATTGATACAGCGACGGTTCTTTCCTTTATTAAAGTCAGCGGCGGTACGGGGATTAAAGCAGGGCTTCCGACATTTGCGATTCCCCAAATTCCCTTAACCTGGGAAACAGTAACCTTTGTTACTCCTTACGCTCTGATTCTTGCCGCCATCGGGCTGATTGAGTCTTTGATGACGTTAACCCTGATTGACGAATTGACTGATACTCACGGAAGCGGAAACCGTGAATGTATTGCTCAAGGAATTGCAAATTTCACAAACGGTTTGTTCGGTGGAATGGGCGGCTGTGCAATGATCGGGCAGAGCATCATCAACATTACATCCGGCGGTCGCGGTCGCTTGTCAGGTATTACTGCCGCTGTTGCTTTGCTGTTCTTTATTTTATTTACCTCAGCCTATATTGAAATGGTTCCAATTGCTGCTTTGGTAGGCGTTATGTTTATCGTCGTCATCAAGACTTTTGCATGGAGTTCATTCAATATTATCAATAAGATTCCAAAATGGGATGTAGCCGTTATCATTTTAGTCACTTTCCTTACTGTTAAATATGATTTGGCCATTGCTGTTATTTGCGGTGTTATTATTTCAGCCATGATTTTTGCTTGGGAAAATGCATTGAGAATTCGTGCCCGTAAAATTGTTGATGAGCATGGAATTAAGCATTATCAGATTTATGGACCGCTATTTTTCGGTTCCACAACACTTTTCCTGAGTAAATTTGATGTTAAGAACGATCCTGATGTTGTTATTATCGACTTTCAGGAATCGCGAATCATGGATCAATCTGCCATTGAAACGGTTAATAAGATAACTGAAATGTATCAACGTGCAGGAAAAACCATTCATTTATGGCATCTCAGTAAAGATTGTGTGCGTTTGATTAAAAAGGCTGAGAAAATATGTGTTGTTAACGTGCTTTCAGATCCTAATTATTTTGTAAGTATCGATAACTATGATGAATTTATGAATGAGCTTAAGGCTTAA
- a CDS encoding diguanylate cyclase gives MKNIVVIILLFFAAFSFIESTPVFAAKPPSRVELTEREKAFIRAHPVITLGTEKDWEPYVIVNAEGSISGIDSEVLGKINKLTGAGFALRAGNWLDMQKKAKSGLIDGLSTGAVQEEREDYLNFSNSYSSTQKMMLVPLGNPKKIMSNRDLDGKTIAIHKGNMADEKLATDFKNSRILECATLEEVIEAVASNRADATFGNGGTLYYANKLGLPYIQVAYPLGNELKLVFAVRKDWPEAIGILNKGLAAISENELVKLRNKWLQPDEKMLPEPMISLNESEQEYLSSVDYISMSIDPGWMPYEELNEEGQYVGLTADYMDILSKRIGKKFRLIPTDSWAQTLTFARERKCDIVPSAISTPSRREYLNFSSAYLPFPLVVATGLDKMFIDNFDSVADQTFTVVKGYAAIELLRLKYPKIKIVEVKDALTGLEKVHEDGILGYIDTIPAISYQIQKNGIFDVKISGQVGLKYDLTVGVRNDSPELLSIINKAIASVTKEERLNIMNRWVSVRYDKGVDYWLIGKVLTALVVIILLLLYRYSFVSRYNKKLLLMNSKLDLLYKTDRLTQVYNRYMLDSEMERELARAARYDSPFSVILLDIDHFKKVNDNYGHHAGDTVLVAISSLLSINVRETDVLGRWGGEEFLVICPETSLEGAALLAEKLRTKIEELHFPAMKENVTASLGVAAYVKGETGEDLVKRADDALYSAKNMSRNCVVIAYDK, from the coding sequence ATGAAAAACATTGTCGTTATTATACTGCTTTTTTTTGCCGCATTTTCTTTCATAGAAAGCACGCCTGTTTTTGCTGCGAAGCCTCCTTCCAGAGTTGAGCTTACAGAAAGAGAGAAAGCTTTTATAAGAGCTCACCCTGTGATTACTTTGGGAACTGAGAAAGACTGGGAACCGTATGTTATTGTGAATGCTGAGGGTTCTATTTCAGGAATTGATTCGGAAGTCCTAGGTAAAATCAATAAGCTGACTGGAGCTGGTTTTGCGCTGCGTGCCGGCAACTGGCTGGATATGCAGAAAAAAGCTAAATCAGGTTTGATTGACGGGTTAAGCACCGGGGCAGTTCAAGAAGAACGGGAAGACTATCTTAATTTTTCAAATTCATACTCGAGCACACAGAAGATGATGCTTGTTCCTCTAGGCAATCCTAAAAAGATTATGTCTAATCGTGATCTTGATGGTAAAACAATAGCTATTCATAAAGGGAATATGGCAGATGAAAAGCTCGCTACTGACTTTAAAAACTCCCGTATTTTAGAATGTGCAACATTAGAGGAAGTGATTGAAGCTGTTGCAAGTAACAGAGCCGATGCCACTTTTGGAAATGGCGGGACATTATACTATGCAAATAAACTCGGTCTTCCATATATACAGGTTGCTTATCCGTTAGGTAATGAATTGAAGCTTGTTTTTGCTGTTCGCAAAGACTGGCCTGAAGCAATAGGTATTCTTAATAAAGGGCTTGCGGCAATATCTGAGAATGAGCTTGTTAAGCTACGTAATAAATGGCTTCAACCTGATGAAAAGATGTTGCCGGAACCGATGATATCTCTCAATGAATCTGAACAAGAATATCTTTCGTCAGTTGATTATATTTCGATGAGTATAGATCCTGGCTGGATGCCATATGAAGAGCTGAATGAAGAGGGGCAGTATGTTGGACTGACAGCTGATTATATGGATATCCTCTCTAAGCGTATAGGTAAGAAGTTTCGATTGATCCCTACTGATTCTTGGGCGCAGACATTGACTTTCGCTCGGGAAAGAAAGTGTGACATTGTTCCTTCCGCTATTTCGACTCCAAGTCGGCGAGAGTATTTAAATTTCAGTTCAGCTTATTTGCCATTTCCACTTGTTGTTGCAACTGGGCTTGATAAAATGTTTATCGATAATTTTGATAGTGTTGCGGATCAGACCTTCACTGTAGTCAAAGGGTATGCAGCTATTGAACTGCTTCGTTTAAAATACCCGAAGATAAAAATTGTTGAGGTGAAAGATGCGCTTACAGGTCTTGAAAAAGTTCATGAAGACGGGATTTTAGGCTATATTGATACGATTCCTGCAATCAGTTATCAAATCCAGAAAAATGGTATTTTTGATGTTAAAATTTCCGGTCAAGTCGGTTTAAAGTACGACCTGACTGTCGGAGTTAGAAATGACAGCCCGGAGCTATTATCAATTATCAATAAGGCGATAGCTTCTGTTACAAAGGAAGAGCGATTAAATATTATGAATCGCTGGGTATCAGTTCGCTATGATAAAGGGGTTGATTATTGGCTTATTGGGAAAGTCTTAACCGCATTGGTCGTTATTATTCTGTTGTTGCTGTATCGGTATAGTTTTGTTTCGAGGTATAATAAGAAACTTCTTTTAATGAATTCTAAACTAGATTTACTCTATAAGACTGACAGACTTACACAAGTTTACAACAGGTATATGTTAGATAGTGAAATGGAGAGGGAACTTGCAAGGGCTGCTAGATACGACTCTCCTTTTTCTGTGATTTTGCTGGATATAGATCATTTTAAAAAAGTTAATGATAATTATGGCCATCATGCAGGTGATACTGTTCTTGTCGCTATTTCATCACTGCTTTCAATTAATGTGAGAGAGACGGATGTCCTTGGGCGCTGGGGAGGGGAGGAGTTCTTGGTTATTTGCCCTGAAACTTCGCTTGAAGGAGCCGCACTTCTTGCAGAAAAACTTCGCACCAAAATTGAAGAATTACATTTTCCTGCGATGAAAGAGAATGTCACAGCAAGCTTAGGTGTAGCTGCATATGTAAAGGGAGAAACAGGGGAAGACCTTGTTAAGCGAGCGGACGATGCCCTTTACAGCGCAAAAAATATGTCTCGTAATTGTGTGGTAATTGCCTACGATAAATAA
- a CDS encoding YbgA family protein — MSTDNQWINNKIKLGIAKCLLGEKVRYDGSQKLDRYLRDVLGQYVEWVPVCPEVECGMSIPREAVRLVGDLESPRLVGRSSGKDWTDTMHEWGKERLDRLASEGICGYVFKFGSPSSGMNRVKVYQEGNRVRHDGTGMWARMVMEKFTDLPFEDDGRLHDPALRESFISRVFTLKRWRDAMSEGFTARTLVEFHTRHKMLIMAHNEKIYRAMGKIVAKAGTDVPERVFPEYFEMLFNALTYKLTVKKHINVLMHAFGYFKKDLNADEKQEMLELLDQFSKELIPLVAPVTLLNHYVRKYSKEYLAKQYYLNPYPAELMLRNHV, encoded by the coding sequence ATGAGTACAGATAATCAATGGATTAATAATAAGATCAAACTGGGGATTGCTAAGTGTCTTTTAGGGGAAAAGGTCCGGTATGATGGTTCGCAAAAATTGGACCGCTATTTGCGTGATGTTCTCGGTCAATACGTAGAATGGGTCCCCGTGTGCCCTGAGGTTGAATGCGGCATGTCTATCCCGCGTGAGGCTGTCCGCCTCGTGGGGGATTTGGAATCGCCAAGGCTTGTCGGGCGCAGTTCCGGCAAGGACTGGACCGATACGATGCATGAATGGGGAAAAGAAAGATTGGACCGTTTGGCAAGCGAAGGTATCTGCGGATATGTTTTTAAATTCGGTTCTCCGTCAAGCGGTATGAACAGAGTGAAAGTTTATCAGGAAGGGAATCGAGTCCGCCATGACGGAACCGGAATGTGGGCGCGCATGGTCATGGAAAAGTTTACGGATCTGCCGTTTGAAGATGACGGAAGATTACATGATCCGGCTTTGCGTGAGAGCTTTATCTCACGGGTTTTCACGCTGAAACGCTGGCGTGACGCCATGTCTGAAGGTTTTACTGCAAGAACTCTGGTTGAATTTCATACACGGCATAAAATGTTGATAATGGCTCATAATGAAAAGATTTATAGAGCAATGGGAAAAATTGTTGCTAAAGCCGGAACAGATGTTCCTGAGCGTGTTTTTCCTGAGTATTTTGAAATGCTTTTTAACGCTTTGACTTATAAACTTACAGTCAAAAAGCATATAAATGTTTTGATGCATGCTTTCGGCTATTTTAAAAAGGATCTGAATGCAGATGAAAAGCAGGAAATGCTTGAACTGCTGGACCAATTCAGCAAAGAATTGATCCCGCTGGTTGCTCCTGTTACATTGCTTAATCATTATGTAAGGAAGTATTCAAAAGAGTATTTAGCAAAGCAATATTATCTGAATCCTTATCCCGCAGAACTTATGCTGAGGAATCATGTCTAA
- a CDS encoding SDR family oxidoreductase: MSKLQHEVKTAQLSGNIPFNERGKYTICVLGATGYVGGRLVPELLEKGWRVRAVGRSLSKLKCRSFALHERCEVVAADLFDSASLLTALNGCLAAYYLVHSMQAGVGDFVAKDRTAAHNAVQAAQDAGLERLIYLGGLIPDDPHISHHLKSRAEVGDILSSGKVPCTAFRAGVIIGSGSASFEMIRYLVDRLPVMITPKWVQTETQPISIRDVLFYLSDCLEYPVTTGNSFDIGGPYIETYERLFRVYQEEAGLRKRIIIPVPFLTPRLSSHWLGLVSPIPAALAKPLVLGLRNRVVCKDYRIREIMPRELSSCRLAIRRALDKVSQHLVDSCWSDAGVIRSPEWAVCGDAGYTGGTVFHTAYRIKLQICSEKLWASILAIGGANGWYGWNALWSVRGWIDKLVGGVGLRRGRRNPTKIAVGDALDFWRVLDVQENKRLLLIAEMKLPGEALLEFSLEEENSGKSVLTMTALFLPRGVGGLLYWWAVYPFHSVVFKSMAKAMAEKTACKILEGPMLVKGEAPMCRIPKS, translated from the coding sequence ATGTCTAAATTACAACATGAAGTGAAAACCGCACAGTTGTCGGGGAATATCCCTTTCAACGAACGGGGTAAGTATACAATCTGTGTTCTTGGGGCTACCGGTTATGTCGGCGGACGCCTTGTTCCTGAGCTTCTTGAAAAAGGGTGGAGGGTTCGCGCTGTAGGGCGTTCGCTTTCCAAATTAAAATGCCGTTCTTTTGCTTTGCACGAGCGTTGTGAAGTAGTCGCGGCAGACTTATTTGACTCCGCATCATTGTTAACTGCACTTAACGGCTGCCTTGCTGCGTACTATCTTGTTCATTCCATGCAGGCCGGAGTCGGAGACTTTGTGGCAAAAGACAGAACCGCCGCGCACAACGCAGTGCAAGCCGCACAGGATGCAGGTCTTGAGAGGTTGATTTATCTTGGCGGACTTATCCCTGATGATCCACATATCAGCCATCATTTGAAGTCTAGAGCTGAGGTCGGAGATATATTATCAAGTGGTAAAGTTCCCTGCACGGCTTTCAGAGCTGGAGTTATTATCGGTTCCGGCAGTGCTTCATTTGAAATGATACGGTACTTGGTTGACCGTTTACCAGTTATGATTACGCCTAAATGGGTACAGACAGAAACTCAACCCATAAGTATCCGCGATGTTCTGTTCTATCTTTCGGACTGTCTGGAATATCCCGTAACAACAGGCAATTCCTTTGATATTGGCGGCCCGTATATTGAAACATATGAGCGGCTTTTCCGTGTTTATCAGGAGGAGGCCGGACTCCGCAAAAGGATTATTATTCCAGTCCCTTTTCTTACGCCGAGACTTTCGTCTCACTGGCTTGGTTTAGTTTCGCCGATACCTGCTGCACTGGCTAAACCGCTGGTGCTCGGGCTACGCAATCGCGTGGTTTGCAAAGATTATCGCATTCGTGAGATTATGCCGCGTGAATTGTCCAGTTGTCGTCTCGCCATCCGCAGGGCTTTAGATAAGGTTTCGCAACATCTGGTCGACAGTTGCTGGTCGGATGCAGGCGTGATCCGTTCTCCTGAATGGGCTGTTTGCGGTGATGCCGGATATACCGGCGGAACGGTGTTTCATACTGCTTACCGAATCAAATTACAGATATGCAGTGAAAAATTATGGGCGAGTATCTTAGCTATAGGAGGCGCGAACGGTTGGTATGGCTGGAATGCTTTATGGAGCGTTCGCGGCTGGATTGATAAACTTGTCGGAGGAGTGGGACTGCGGCGCGGGCGGAGGAATCCTACCAAAATCGCAGTGGGTGATGCCCTTGATTTCTGGCGGGTGCTTGATGTTCAGGAAAATAAACGGTTATTGCTCATAGCTGAAATGAAACTTCCGGGGGAAGCCTTGCTTGAATTCTCACTGGAAGAGGAAAACTCAGGTAAATCTGTGCTGACCATGACGGCACTTTTTCTGCCGCGCGGCGTTGGCGGATTGCTCTATTGGTGGGCTGTATATCCATTCCACAGTGTTGTTTTTAAGAGCATGGCAAAGGCTATGGCTGAAAAAACAGCGTGTAAAATCTTGGAAGGCCCGATGCTGGTAAAGGGAGAAGCTCCGATGTGCCGGATTCCAAAATCTTAA
- the phrB gene encoding deoxyribodipyrimidine photo-lyase — MRVHARRIHSLNGSQPNIHDGPVIYWMSREQRVQDNWGLLYARELAGATQPLVVCFAMSPSFMCASFRQYDFMLKGLKEVADNLEKFSIPFTLRIGAPDCEIVRLANDIRAGVVVTDFDPLRNVQGWQKSAAGELKVPLIEVDGRNIVPARIVSDKQEYAARTIRPKIHRLLFEYLEEFPKLIPQSVSLPEIATPDWNGAYRAVNVDRSILPVELASGENAAHKTLASFLKSRLKNYAEKSNDPNGESTSVLSPYIQFGQLSAQRIALDVAATGAGESQDKFLEQLIVRRELSDNFCLYNSDYDSLNGAPDWAVATLDDHMDDKRSYTYTLEDFDRAETHSHLWNGAQNQMRKTGYMHGYMRMYWAKKILEWSISPEQALKTVITLNDRYQLDGRSPNGYVGSLWSVAGLHDRPWKKRPVYGAIRYMNERGCRRKFKVDEYISRWI; from the coding sequence ATGCGGGTTCATGCTAGACGTATTCATAGTTTAAACGGTTCTCAGCCAAATATTCATGATGGTCCTGTGATCTACTGGATGAGCCGTGAGCAGCGCGTTCAGGATAATTGGGGACTCCTTTACGCTCGTGAACTGGCAGGTGCGACACAGCCGCTTGTGGTCTGTTTTGCGATGTCTCCGAGCTTTATGTGCGCTTCTTTTCGTCAGTATGACTTTATGCTTAAAGGGCTTAAGGAAGTGGCTGATAATCTGGAAAAATTCAGTATCCCGTTTACCTTGCGAATAGGAGCTCCTGATTGTGAGATAGTGCGTTTGGCAAATGACATAAGGGCCGGAGTTGTTGTTACTGATTTTGATCCTTTGCGGAACGTACAGGGATGGCAGAAAAGTGCAGCCGGTGAACTTAAGGTCCCTCTCATTGAAGTTGACGGACGGAATATTGTGCCTGCGCGAATAGTTTCAGATAAGCAGGAATATGCTGCCCGCACAATACGGCCTAAAATACATCGTTTATTGTTTGAATACTTAGAAGAATTTCCGAAGCTGATACCGCAATCGGTATCGTTGCCTGAAATAGCAACACCTGATTGGAACGGAGCTTATCGCGCTGTTAATGTGGATAGGTCTATTTTACCCGTGGAACTTGCTTCCGGTGAAAATGCCGCGCATAAGACGCTCGCATCATTTCTTAAGTCCCGGCTTAAAAATTATGCTGAAAAGAGTAATGATCCTAATGGAGAATCCACATCCGTTTTGTCCCCCTATATTCAATTCGGCCAGCTTTCAGCGCAGCGGATTGCTCTTGATGTTGCGGCTACAGGAGCAGGGGAGAGTCAGGATAAATTTTTGGAACAATTAATTGTGCGACGGGAATTATCAGATAATTTTTGCTTGTATAATTCTGATTATGACTCATTAAACGGTGCTCCCGACTGGGCGGTTGCTACGCTTGATGATCACATGGATGACAAACGTTCGTATACCTATACACTTGAAGATTTTGACAGGGCTGAAACTCATTCCCACCTTTGGAACGGAGCACAGAATCAGATGCGCAAAACAGGGTATATGCACGGATACATGCGCATGTATTGGGCCAAAAAGATTCTTGAATGGTCAATTTCACCTGAGCAGGCTCTTAAAACTGTGATAACTCTTAATGATCGCTATCAACTGGATGGACGTTCTCCTAATGGATATGTGGGGTCACTTTGGTCTGTTGCCGGTCTGCACGATCGCCCTTGGAAGAAGCGTCCGGTATACGGAGCAATACGGTATATGAATGAGCGAGGATGCCGCCGTAAATTTAAAGTTGATGAATATATTTCCAGATGGATTTAA
- a CDS encoding PAS domain S-box protein: protein MSDLESMTKEELIAELTKARAEVEQLEVNRAVSIALPPNLSALLYSISLDRLVEGIWIIDKDANTVFANKAIASMLGYTTQEMLGRHLFTFISEENIEECRKNILKRKRGIEEVHDFEFMSKAGQTVYTRISTFPILGEDEAYAGAVASLVDLSDLHLIQKQDQNNFENAPIGMAHIDLDGHFIKVNNQYCNLMGYSVEELKAETFLSMTYPDDRQGCVAYKDQILAGERRPKFIKRQISRNGEIIWVTLSLSVVNDSAGEPHHLIAALEDISEQKRSDMVLQARLKLMDFSFDHSLEEVLIKIVDVIEDLTNSQIGFHHFLSFDQKILTLQTWSTRTSMEVCKREGKDTVYSLESAGVWADCIRSKGPVVHNDYMSLLHKNGLPAGHAPLIRELVVPIIRNDKIVSVLGVGNKSTNYTDSDIETATFLADLAWDIIERKKVEEKLLLSEERFRSYFELGLIGMAIVDTDKKWIEINDKFCEIIGYNRKEIEKLTWPDFTHPDDIDKNKNLFEKMLSGELDSYTMDKRYIRKNGEVVYVSILTGCTRNNDGSLDYQIAHIMDITDRVKAEQEAEWNLKLNSTLAGLYPSLVAFEANLEETSEIILNEAIQITGSLFGNTLTIDEFGATVKACSNLTNDCAVLKNDTLLFSVAEDGTYPALWGHSLNTRKPFFSNNPVSHPKSKGLPYGHVKLTSYLSVPVLLGDKLVGQIAVANKPDGYSQQDVDAMMHIGSYYALAIQRVRSQTDLVASTELMENILDGIHAGILIIDPETKIIESINNVGLEMFCARKEQIIGQSCDIFCWRNTKGKIIKECPAAVSNLHESEFRIYRMNGISLPVSKTVLKNKVNGEDRLVEIIFDISKRKELERRLSLAQKLEAIGSLSAGIAHEINTPIQYLSDNLIFLSESFEQMSLALNKHKEICQPYNNPKCEEAFLFWKSIDMDYLLGEIPLALTQSLDGVERITRIVQAMKRFSHPGMDSKQMADINLALDNTATVCRSEWKYNSDIIFDLGPDLPLIPCFINDLNQAFLNILVNAAHAITSKVKGSDEKGTITIRTRFARPWIIIEIEDTGEGIPDEIMPKIFDPFFTTKEVGLGTGQGLTLCYSIITEKHGGTIEFSSEIGIGTKCTIKLPSEEV, encoded by the coding sequence GTGAGCGACCTTGAATCTATGACTAAAGAAGAATTGATTGCGGAACTTACGAAAGCTCGCGCAGAGGTTGAACAGTTAGAGGTTAACCGGGCAGTTTCTATTGCCCTGCCTCCGAATCTGTCGGCTTTGCTATATTCTATCAGCCTCGATCGACTGGTTGAAGGTATATGGATAATTGATAAAGATGCGAATACCGTATTTGCCAATAAAGCTATTGCTTCGATGCTTGGATACACTACGCAGGAAATGTTAGGGCGGCATCTGTTTACTTTCATATCCGAGGAAAACATAGAAGAGTGTAGAAAAAATATTTTAAAACGGAAGCGTGGAATTGAAGAAGTTCATGATTTTGAATTTATGAGTAAAGCCGGACAGACAGTTTACACTCGTATTTCTACTTTTCCAATTTTAGGCGAGGATGAGGCTTATGCCGGGGCCGTCGCGAGCCTTGTTGACCTCAGTGATCTCCACCTCATTCAAAAACAGGATCAGAATAATTTTGAGAATGCGCCTATAGGCATGGCGCATATTGATTTGGATGGTCACTTCATTAAGGTTAATAATCAGTATTGTAACCTGATGGGCTATTCGGTTGAAGAGTTGAAGGCAGAGACTTTTCTGTCAATGACTTATCCAGATGATAGACAGGGATGTGTCGCTTACAAAGATCAGATTTTGGCTGGTGAAAGACGGCCTAAATTTATCAAAAGGCAGATTTCACGAAACGGAGAAATAATATGGGTAACTCTTTCTCTTTCTGTTGTTAATGATTCGGCTGGAGAGCCGCATCATTTGATTGCAGCTTTAGAAGACATTTCAGAACAGAAACGATCAGATATGGTTTTGCAGGCCCGTTTAAAGCTTATGGATTTTTCTTTTGACCATTCACTTGAAGAAGTGCTTATTAAAATAGTTGATGTTATTGAAGATTTAACAAACAGCCAGATCGGGTTTCATCATTTCCTTTCGTTTGATCAAAAAATTCTGACACTTCAAACATGGTCAACACGGACCTCTATGGAAGTATGCAAAAGAGAAGGAAAAGATACAGTTTATTCTCTTGAGAGTGCTGGGGTTTGGGCGGATTGTATTCGTAGTAAAGGTCCAGTCGTGCATAATGATTATATGTCACTTTTACATAAAAATGGATTACCTGCCGGACACGCTCCGCTCATTCGCGAACTTGTGGTCCCAATAATTCGTAATGACAAAATTGTCTCTGTGTTGGGTGTGGGGAATAAGTCTACAAATTACACTGATTCAGACATCGAAACAGCGACATTTTTAGCTGATTTAGCATGGGATATTATCGAGCGGAAAAAAGTAGAAGAAAAATTATTACTTAGTGAAGAACGATTCAGAAGTTATTTTGAATTAGGTTTAATCGGGATGGCTATTGTTGATACTGATAAAAAGTGGATAGAAATTAATGATAAGTTTTGTGAAATTATAGGATACAACCGTAAGGAAATAGAAAAATTAACTTGGCCTGATTTTACTCATCCAGACGATATCGATAAAAATAAAAATCTTTTTGAAAAAATGCTTTCCGGTGAACTTGATAGTTACACTATGGATAAACGTTATATCAGGAAAAACGGAGAGGTTGTATACGTTTCGATACTAACAGGTTGTACGAGAAATAATGATGGATCGCTTGATTATCAGATAGCTCATATTATGGATATAACCGACAGGGTTAAGGCTGAACAGGAAGCAGAGTGGAATTTAAAATTGAATTCAACGCTTGCAGGGTTATATCCTTCCCTTGTGGCCTTTGAAGCCAACCTTGAAGAGACCTCAGAGATTATACTGAATGAAGCTATACAGATCACCGGAAGCCTTTTCGGTAATACCCTTACGATTGATGAGTTTGGAGCTACAGTCAAAGCATGTAGTAATTTAACTAATGATTGTGCTGTGTTGAAAAATGATACTCTTTTATTTTCTGTCGCTGAAGATGGAACATATCCTGCCCTCTGGGGGCATTCCTTAAATACACGAAAACCTTTCTTCAGTAATAACCCTGTCAGTCATCCTAAATCTAAGGGGCTTCCATACGGGCATGTAAAGTTAACCAGTTATTTATCCGTTCCAGTTCTTCTCGGGGATAAACTTGTCGGGCAGATTGCAGTAGCAAATAAACCTGACGGTTATAGTCAGCAAGATGTTGATGCAATGATGCATATCGGTTCCTACTACGCTCTTGCTATTCAGCGAGTGCGTTCGCAGACGGACCTTGTTGCCAGTACGGAATTAATGGAAAATATTTTGGATGGTATTCATGCCGGGATTCTTATTATTGATCCTGAAACTAAGATTATAGAATCCATCAATAACGTCGGGTTGGAAATGTTTTGCGCGCGGAAAGAGCAGATTATAGGGCAATCATGTGATATTTTTTGTTGGAGAAATACCAAAGGGAAAATTATTAAAGAGTGTCCTGCAGCAGTAAGTAATCTGCACGAGAGCGAATTCAGGATATATCGGATGAATGGAATCAGTCTTCCTGTGTCAAAAACTGTTCTTAAAAATAAAGTTAATGGTGAAGATAGATTAGTTGAAATTATTTTTGATATTAGCAAGCGCAAAGAACTTGAGCGTCGCTTGAGTCTAGCGCAAAAACTTGAAGCCATAGGAAGTCTTTCGGCTGGAATAGCTCATGAAATAAATACTCCAATACAGTATCTGTCTGATAATTTGATATTTTTGTCTGAATCCTTTGAGCAAATGTCATTAGCCCTCAATAAACATAAAGAGATTTGCCAACCATACAATAATCCAAAATGCGAAGAAGCTTTTCTCTTTTGGAAGAGCATAGATATGGATTACCTTTTAGGGGAGATTCCCTTAGCCCTTACTCAATCACTTGATGGTGTCGAGCGCATAACCCGTATAGTGCAGGCTATGAAAAGATTTTCTCATCCCGGAATGGACTCCAAGCAAATGGCTGATATTAATTTAGCACTGGATAATACGGCAACGGTTTGCAGAAGTGAGTGGAAATATAACTCGGATATTATTTTTGATTTGGGTCCTGACCTCCCGCTGATTCCTTGTTTTATTAATGATCTCAATCAGGCTTTTTTAAATATTTTAGTTAATGCTGCTCACGCTATTACTTCAAAAGTGAAAGGTTCCGATGAAAAAGGGACAATAACTATCCGGACGCGCTTTGCCCGGCCATGGATTATTATTGAAATTGAAGATACAGGGGAAGGTATTCCTGATGAAATTATGCCTAAAATATTTGATCCGTTTTTTACAACTAAAGAAGTTGGGCTTGGCACAGGACAGGGGTTAACGCTATGCTATTCAATAATTACTGAAAAACATGGTGGAACAATAGAATTCAGCAGTGAAATCGGCATTGGAACAAAATGTACAATTAAATTGCCATCAGAGGAAGTTTAA